In Selenihalanaerobacter shriftii, the sequence GACTTATTCAAAAATTTCTAATGCTTTAGCAGCAACTCTACTTCCAAATAGTTTTGCTCTTTCCTGTTGCTCAGCATCCCCTTCTTTAATACATACAGCTCCATAATGAGTAAAAGGTTTCCCTTCGGCTGAACCAACAGAATATACTAACATTCCTTTAACTAACATATGTCCTGCTAATGTTAATAAAGCCGAATCGGCTCCTCCACCTAAATAATTTTCTGTAGCAAAGGCAGCACCTAACTTACCTGAAAGATCAAATTCATGAGATGTATCAAACCATTTTTTAATTTGCCAAGAAAAATCTGCTAAATAAGTAGGACAACCAAAAATTACAGCTGCTGCTTCATCTAAAAATCCTTGGTCTATATCTTCAATTCCCATACATTTTACTTCAACATTTCCTGCTGAACTTGCTCCTTCAGCAATAATTCCTGCTACTGTCTCTGTATTCCCACTTTCGCTATGATATAAAATAGCTAATTTCATTAAATTAACCCCTCCTCTTTATAAAATAAACTGTACTATTAGTATTACTATAAAACAACTTATTTTCCTGTTTAGAACTTGATAAACATATTATTCTTAATTATCCATTTAATTTATATTTAATTAATATTTTCAGTCATAAGTGACTAAGTAATAAATGTACTATGTTAAATAAAATAAGAGCTAACTCCTATTAAATGAGAAGCTAGCTCTTATTCAATCATTCTGAAGAATTAGGAATTCTACCTGGAATTAAACCTATAACTGGTCTAACTGGATCAGGACGAGGATCAAAATTCATTGAACCATTTCCTGTTTCTGGTGGTTCAAAAGTAACTACTACCATATCAAACGGCCATGCTGACTGATCAATGGAAAATTCATTCTTAAAAACACCTAAACCATCTTGTAAAGTAAGATCTGTATCTCTAAAAAGACCAGTAGTTATATGATTATATAACCAACTAAATAATATAATTAGTCATTTATTATGAAAAACTCTAAATATACATAAAAATATAATTAACCTTTTCTTTGATCGTCTATGTTCTTAACTTTATCAAATAAATCATCAATCTCTTTTTTTCCATAAGAGTATAATTCACCACAAAAATGACATCTAATTTCTACCTGACCCTCTTCTGCAATTATCTCCTTAATTTCTTCTCTGCCTAAACCAACTAATAAATTTTTAGTACGGTCTTTACTACATTTACATTTATAAGAAACATCACGTTGAGTCAAAGTTCTAAATCTAAAACCATCTAAAACCTTTTCTAATAACTCTTCAGGACTTAAACCTTGATTTATTAATCCACTTACTGATTCTATCTTTGCTAAGTTTTCTTCTAATTGTTCTATTGTTTCTTCACTAGCCTCTGGTAATAACTGAACAATGAATCCACCAGCAGCTTTAACTGAAAGGTCAGTATCTATTAAAACTCCTAATCCAACAGCCGAAGGAGTTTGTTCTGATTGAGTGAAATAGTATGTAAGGTCTTCACCAATCTCACCAGAAATTAAAGGTACGCTACCTTCATATGGTTCCTTTAATCCTAAATTTTTACGGACAATCAACTTACCATTGCCAATAGCTCCAGCTACATCTAACTTTCCTTGTTTATTAGTCATAAAATCTATTTTAGGGTTACCAACATACCCTCTTACCTCTCCGTAATGATTAGATTCAGCAACTATCTTATTTAAAGGACCATCACCAATAATTTTTAAACCAGTTTCATGTCCAGTTTTAACCATAGACCCCATCAATAAATTAGCACTTAACGCTCTTCCTAAAGCTGCTGTTGCCACTGGTGTTGTATTATGTGCCTGTTGAGCATCTTTAACAACTTTAGTTGAATTAACTGCTAAAGCTCTAATCTCTTTATTTGTAGTCATTACTCTGATTAAATTATCTTTCACTTAGTATCACCTCTATATCATTATATCGTCTTATCTGTAAATTTTAAAATATTATTTTGCATAATATCAAACTTGAAATTTTTTTGAAAATCTAACTCTTATATGTTTAATTATGAGTATAATAAACA encodes:
- a CDS encoding flavodoxin family protein; this encodes MKLAILYHSESGNTETVAGIIAEGASSAGNVEVKCMGIEDIDQGFLDEAAAVIFGCPTYLADFSWQIKKWFDTSHEFDLSGKLGAAFATENYLGGGADSALLTLAGHMLVKGMLVYSVGSAEGKPFTHYGAVCIKEGDAEQQERAKLFGSRVAAKALEIFE
- the hslO gene encoding Hsp33 family molecular chaperone HslO yields the protein MKDNLIRVMTTNKEIRALAVNSTKVVKDAQQAHNTTPVATAALGRALSANLLMGSMVKTGHETGLKIIGDGPLNKIVAESNHYGEVRGYVGNPKIDFMTNKQGKLDVAGAIGNGKLIVRKNLGLKEPYEGSVPLISGEIGEDLTYYFTQSEQTPSAVGLGVLIDTDLSVKAAGGFIVQLLPEASEETIEQLEENLAKIESVSGLINQGLSPEELLEKVLDGFRFRTLTQRDVSYKCKCSKDRTKNLLVGLGREEIKEIIAEEGQVEIRCHFCGELYSYGKKEIDDLFDKVKNIDDQRKG